The Gordonia iterans DNA window TGGTGCACCGTCGTCGTACGATCGCCGAACTCGAAGCGACCGACGACCCCAAGACCTCGCTGTTCGTTCGACTCGCCGCGGTGGAAGCGGTGGTGTTCGCGATCGCATTCGGCCTGGCGGCGGGACTCTCGCGGACGCCGCCGCCGGTGCTCATCACGGCGGACATCAGCGTGACCGAGGAGAAGATCGGCTACCGGCTCGACGACCCGCCGTCGCTCGCGCAGCTGGCCTTCGACTGGCGCTTCGATCTGATCTTCGGCACCTTCGCGGTGGTGGCCGCGGTGGTCTATCTGCTGGGCGTCCGGCGGTTGCGCAAGCGCGGCGACGCATGGCCCGTCGGCCGGACAGTCGCCTGGCTGCTCGGCTGCGCGGCCCTGCTCATCGCCACCTCGTCGGGGTTGGGCAAGTACTCCCCGGCCGTGTTCAGCGTCCACATGATGAGCCACATGATCTTGTCCATGATGGTGCCCGTGCTCATGGTGCTCGGTGCGCCGGTGACCCTGGCGCTGCGCACCGTTCCGCCGGCCGGGCGCGGGCAGCCGCCGGGGCCGCGCGAGTGGATTCTCACCGGTATCCACAGCAAGTATTCGCGCTTCGTGACCCATCCGATCGTCGCGGTGGCGATCTTCGTCGGCAGCTTCTACGTGCTGTATCTGGGCGGTGTGTTCGAGGCGATCGTCGACAACCACTCGGCGCACCTCGCGATGAACCTGCACTTCCTGATCAGCGGGTACCTGTTCTATTGGCTGGTGATCGGCATCGACCCGGCACCGCGGCAGGTGTCGCCGGTGGCCAAACTCGGCATCGTGTGGGGGTCGCTGCCGTTTCACGCGTTCTTCGGGGTCGCGCTGATGATGACGAGCGCGGTGATCGCCGAGGACTGGTATCGCTCACTCGCTCTTCCGTGGGAGAACCACGACCTCTACGCCGACCAGCAGATGGGCGGCGGCATCGCCTGGGCCACGGGTGAGTTCCCGCTGATGGTGGTGATGATCGCCCTGCTGGTCCAATGGCAGCGCTCGGACGAACGGCAGGCCAAGCGGTTCGACCGCAAGGAGGAGCGCGACCACGACGCCGAGCTCGACAGCTACAACGCCATGCTCGCGGAGATGCGCACGGGCACCACATCCTCCGACGACGTGCGCTGACGCTCAGCCGAGACGAGGGTGCTCGGCACCGGGCTCTCGGCCTGGCACCTCCGGACGAGGGTGCCAGTGGGCGTCGACGGCGCCCGGCACCCTCGTCTCGGTCGGCAGTCGGATCCCCGGCGCCACAGATCGCTGCTCCCGCGCAAGAGGGGGATCCGCATCTGTGGACAGCGGGGGTTGTCCACAGCCTCGCCGCGCCGGGCGTTTACGCGCGCCCGGCAATCGTCGACGCTCAGACGAGGTCCCCGGACGGGACCGAGTCAGTACGACGAAGTGGGGGAGAACGATGCACGAGGTGTACACGACGATCACCGGACGGGTGGTGAGCGATCCGCGGATCGCGCAGACCAACGGGCACGGGGAGGTGCTCTCGTTCCGCGTGGGCTGCTTTTCCCGGCGGCGGGACGCGAGCGGGGAGTGGGTCGACGGCCAGGTCCTCTACCTGGACGTGACGTGCTGGCGGCGCGTTGCCACGGCGTCGGCCGGCGTGATCCGCCGCGGCTCGATGATCCTCGCCCACGGCCAGTTGTTCACCAGTGAGTACGCGGCCCAGGACGGCTCCCGCCGGCAGAAGCTGGAACTGACCGCGACCGCGATCGGACTGGATCTGGCGCGGCAGCAGAGCGCCCCCGAGCCGCCTCCGCCCGACCCGCAGTCCGTCGCCGAGCGCGACCCGTGGGATCCGGATCCGAATCGGACCGAGAACACGGAAGGTCCCGCCGCCGGACGAGAACAGCCGGCCGAGGCCGGGGAGCCGGTCGTCCACCGATGAGGCCGCTCGCGCTGAGCCGGGACATGAGCTGAGCTACGACATGAGCTGAGCCACGACATGAAACGAGGCCACGAGATGATCTCGTGGCCTCGTCTCGCGAAGCGCTGACGGGAGCCTAGGCAGCGGCCGGCAGCGGAGTGATCCGGGTGTACGCGGTGCGCGCGTGGGCCAGCATCGTGTGGCGGTGGTACGCGTGGTTGTGGCGGGCGAAGTCGCGCACGGCGGCGGTGACGCGGGCGCTGAGGACGCCGGCGTTCTGCAGCTGGCGGCGCAGGAACGTGGTGACGCGGTGCGCCCAGGCGAACTCGGTCGAGAGCACGGCCAGTCCGAGGAAGAGGGTGACCCAGCCCGGCCCCGGGATGGGCAGGGGGATCATGACCAGACCGGCCAGCATCATCACGGTGCCGACGACGCCGACGGCGAATCGATAGATCTGGTTGAGCGCCGGGTGCTGCCGGATCGCGTAGCGGTTCCGCCGGTGCCAGATCTTGATTCGCAGACGCATGCGGAGCCTCTCGGTGGTCGTCGTGCGCACCGGGGATCCGGCACGCGCTGGAACAGAATCTACGTCGAAATCCTGATGTTTCGATGAGATCCACGCGGTCCGCACCGAACTCTCAGGAAACGCGGGGACTCTCTCAGAAACACCGGGACGTTGTGCCCTGGCGCATGCCGGAGCGTCGCGGCTTCGCCCGGATGCCCGGCCCGGCGACGGACCTCTACACTGGAGAACTGTTGTGCCCGGAGCCGGGGCACTTGGGTCAGTCCCAGTCCGGCGCACCGTGCGAGAACCACAAACCAGCAGCTAGGAGCGGTGAAGCGTGGCCGAATTTATCTACACCATGAAGAAGGTGCGCAAGGCGCACGGTGACAAGGTCATCCTCGACGACGTCACGATGTCGTTCTACCCGGGCGCGAAGATCGGCGTGGTGGGTCCGAACGGCGCCGGCAAGTCGTCGATCCTGAAGATCATGGCGGGCCTCGACCAGCCGAGCAACGGCGACGCCTTCCTCGACCCCGACGCCACCGTCGGGATCCTGCTGCAGGAGCCGCCGCTGAACGAGGACAAGACGGTCAAGGAGAACGTCCTCGAGGGCATGGGCGAGATCGCCGAGAAGCTGGCTCGCTACAACGAGATCGCCGAGCTCATGGCGACCGACTACTCCGACGAACTCATGGAGGAGATGGGCAAGCTCCAGGAAGACCTGGACAACGCCGACGCCTGGGATCTCGACAGCCAGATCGAGCAGGCCATGGATGCGCTGCGCTGCCCGCCCGGGGACTCGCCGGTGACTCACCTGTCCGGTGGCGAGCGCCGCCGCGTCGCCCTGTGCAAGCTGCTCCTGAGCAAGCCCGATCTGCTGTTGCTCGACGAGCCCACCAACCACCTGGACGCCGAGTCGGTGCTCTGGTTGGAGCAGTTCCTGGCCGGCTACCCCGGCGCAGTGCTGGCCGTGACGCACGACCGCTACTTCCTCGATCACGTCGCGCAGTGGATCTGCGAGGTCGACCGCGGCAAGCTGCACCCCTACGAAGGCAACTACTCGACCTACCTGGAGAAGAAGGCCGAGCGCCTGGAGGTGCAGGGCAAGAAGGACCAGAAGCTGCAGAAGCGGCTGAAGGAAGAGCTCGCCTGGGTCCGCTCGGGCGCCAAGGCCCGCCAGACCAAGAACAAGGCGCGTCTGGCGCGGTACGACGAGATGGCGGCCGAAGCCGAGAAGCACCGCAAACTCGACTTCGAGGAGATCCAGATTCCCACCCCGCCCCGCCTGGGCAATGTGGTGGTGGAGGTGGAGAACCTGGAGAAGGGCTTCGACGGTCGCGTCCTGATCAAGGACCTCTCGTTCACCCTGCCGCGCAACGGCATCGTCGGCGTCATCGGTCCGAACGGCGTCGGCAAGTCGACCCTGTTCAAGACCATCGTCGGGCTGGAGCAGCCGGATGCCGGCACCGTGAAGATCGGCGAGACCGTCAAGCTGAGCTACGTCGACCAGGACCGCGCCAACATCGACCCCAAGAAGTCGGTGTGGCAGGTGGTCTCCGACGGTCTGGACTACATCGAGGTCGGGCAGAACGAGATGCCCTCGCGCGCGTACCTGAGCGCGTTCGGTTTCAAGGGCTCCGACCAGCAGAAGCCGTCGGAGGTGCTCTCCGGCGGTGAACGCAACCGACTGAACCTGGCGCTGACTCTGAAAGAGGGCGGCAACCTGATCTTGCTCGACGAGCCCACCAACGACCTCGACGTCGAGACCCTGGGATCGCTGGAGAACGCCCTGGAGCAGTTCCCCGGTTGCGCCGTGGTGATCTCGCACGATCGCTGGTTCCTGGACCGGACCTGTACCCATATCCTGGCCTGGGAGGGCAACGTCGAAGAGGGCCAGTGGTTCTGGTTCGAGGGCAACTTCGAGGCGTACGAGGCGAACAAGGTGGAGCGTCTCGGCGCGGAGGCGGCTCGGCCGCACCGTGTCACGCACCGCAAACTGACTCGCGACTGACCGCGCGCCAGATCCTCCCGGAGGACGACGAGAACATGCCGTCTTCCGGGAGGCTGTACGCGTCCTGGGCGCGGTAGAAGTACGATCTGCACGAGCGCCCGGAACCAGGTCCGGGGACAGCAGTGAATCAACGCGGTGGCCAGGGGGATGGCCGACCGGTGACCGATCACGGTCGGGTAGAGGGGAAGTGGACATGGTCGGCAAGGCTGACGGCACCAAGGTCGGGAAGACGAAGAAGAAGCGCAAGCACTTCAAGCACACGAGGCCGAAGGTGTTCGCGGCTTCCCTGATCGGCGGCCTGGCCATCACGGGGTTCATGGGCTACGGCATGGTCCGCGGCGACGTGCCGGTCCAGATGTCGGTGACCGGGGAGAACTTCGTGGCCTCGCTCTCCAAGCTGGAAGGCAGCGAGGTGGCGGTGTACCCGCGCTCGCTGCAGACCGTGAACAACGGCAAGGTCGAGACCGTGGTCGTGACGATGGGCTCGGCGACGCTGCACGACCTGTGCCTGGCGATGTCCGCACCCAATCTGCCCGGCATCGGCACCGTGTGGATGGTGATCAAGGCACCGGGCGCCGCGACGCAGGCCACCAACATGATGATGGACGTCGACGGCCTCGACGCGTCTCTGACTCTGGAGAAGGCCGTCATCGGATCGGCGCAGCCTGCTCGGGACTCGGACTCGTCCGAGCTGGCCACAGCGATCGCCGCGCCGACCGCTGTCATCGTCGACGTCGGCGCCAATGTGCAGGCGATGCGCGCGTCTAAGCTCACCGTCGACGGCGCCAAGGTGAGCCTGACCCGCGACGCCGGCGCCTGCGGTGGCAACTGACCCGTGCAGACCGTGACGAAGTACTTTCGGGCGTTCCGTGACTGGACCCACCGCCGGCCGTTCGGGGGTGGCATCTGCCTGGTGATCTCGGCGATCCTGATCGGCCTGCCGTCGCTGAACAACTTCCGCATCGGCGACCTGATCCTCACCGTGTCGACGATCTCCGGGGTGTCGACGGTCGTGTTGGCCGTCGCCATGGGGGTCTGCGCCGTGGCCGCCCTGTTCTGGTCGCACGTGCGCGTGATCGCCGGCATCGCCGCGATGATCGTCGCGCTGGTCGCGTTCCCGGCGGCCAACTTCGGCGGCTATGTGCTCGGCACCCTGCTGGGCGTCGTCGGCGCCTCATTGGTCCTGGCCTGGCGTCCGCTCGACGACGACGATCCTGATGCCGATACGGTCACCGTCGGCGGCACGACCGCTCCCGCTGTCCTGCGGAGCGGCGCGGACGCCGAGCAGCCGACGACCGACTACGCCGTCGTCGATGCGCCGACGGCGGAGAACCCTGTCGTGCCGGAGAACCCTGTCGTCCCGGAGAACCCTGTCGCCCTCGATCCGGCCGCCGCCGACGCACCCACTCAGACCCTTCCGGTCCATGAGGCCACGCCCGAGACGCCGGCGTCCGCCCCGGACGACCCGCGCGCCGAGGGCTGAGACGGGCGCGCAGCGTCGTCGAATCGAGGCGCGCCGACGATAACGGCGGTGCCGATCCCGGTCGGCGGCTAGCGTCCTAACGAGGAGGCTGGCATGACTGATCAGAGCACGACCGGACCGTCGCCCGAACACCTGATCTCCGGGGCTCTACTTCGGTACGGAGGCACCGGCGCCGATCGCGACCGGCTGGCCAGACACCTGGCCGTGGGCGAGCTGCGGCCACCCGGCGACTACGTGGTGAGCGTCGCGAAGGTGGGCGAGACGCTGGAGGTCCTGGTGGTCGCCGCCGACGCGCCGCTGCTGGTGGAGTCGGTGCTCACCGTGGTCGACGGGCGCGGGTTGACCGTCGCGGGCATCGATCATCCGATCATGCCGGTGGTCCGCGACACCGCCGGCCGGCTGCTGGCCATCGGGGACGTGTACGACGACGAGGTTCCGGGGCCGGTCCTGGACGAGTCCTGGATCTGCGTGAGCGTGTTCGCCTCGGCCCCCTGCACCCCCGAAGAGCTGTCCCGCGAGGTGGACCGGGCCGTCGGGCTGCTTGCGGCGGTGACTCGCGACGCCGGGACCATGCGGGCCCGGCTGGCCGGGCTCGCGGACGCGGCGATCGCGCCCGAGGCGCTGCGCGACGAGTACCGGAGCCTGATCGAGTGGATCGCCGACGGCCCGAACTTCCATCTCGTCGGTTACGCTCCGGGCGACGGCGGCGCCGGACTGGGCGTCTGGTCCGATGCGCGGACGATCCGGCTCCAGCCGCTGCCCGCGCAGAGCGACACGGCAGCGGGAGGCGGGGGCCTTCCGGTGATCGACCGTGTGTACCTGGAGACCGGGATCCTGCGCACCCGCTATCCGCTGGTGCTCCGCTTCGACGACGGCGCCGTGGAGCACCAGTTCGTCGGCACGTTCACCTCGATCGGCCTGTACCAGTCGGTGCGCGAGATTCCGGTGGTCCGGAAGAAGACGTCGGCCGTCCTCAAAGCGCTCAGTCTGGAGGAGGATTCGTACAGCGGACTGGCCGCGATCGAGCTGTTGCAGACCTACCCGCTGTTCGCCGTCTTCGCGACCCCGGCGGCCGAGCTCGCTCAACGCGTCGACGCGCTCCTCGCCGCCAATCTGGAACGCTCGGTGCGCTTCTTCGCCCGGCTCTGTCACGACGGCCACACGGTCGGCGCGATGGCCTTCCTTCCGCGCGACCGGTACTCGACCGCCGTGCGCGAGCGGATCATCGAGTTCGCCGAGCGAGAGCTCGGCGGCGGCCGGTCAGAGTTCGCGACCCGGCTGTCCGACGGCCCGCTGGCCCAGTTGCAGGTGATGATGCGGCTGCGCAGGACGCCCGATGCCAGTGAGCTGCGGGTCGGTTCGCCGATGCACGAGCGCCTCGAGCGCCTGCTCGCCGAGGCGGTGCGTTCGTGGGAGGACGACGTGCGCACGCTCGCCGGCCCGGACACGGTGGTCTCGGGTCTGCTGCCCACAGTGTCCACCACGTATCGCGAAGAGCGCCAGCCCGCCGCCGCTGCCCTCGATCTGCCGATCGTCGCCGGTCTGGCGGTCGACGACGACGTCCGCGTCGTGCTGCGCGCGTCGGGCGGCCTGCCCTGGACGTTCACCCTCTATCTCGCCGGCCGGGATGCGGCCCTGACCGACATCCTGCCGATGCTCGCGAGCCTGGGGTTGACCGTGCTCGACGAGCACCCGTACCGGGTGGACCGCGCCGACGGCCTGGGCGTGCGGATCTACGAGTTCACCGTCACCCCCGCGCCGCACGTCACCCCGAGCGATCCGGCGGGCTCGGAGCAGCGCGTGGCCGAGGCCTTCCGGCGCATGTGGTCGGGGGAGGCGGCCGTCGACCGGCTGAACGAGCTGGTGTTGCGGGCCGGACTCGGTGCGCGCGAGGTCGCGATCCTGCGCACCTACACGCGCTACCTGCAGCAGTGCGGCTTCGGCAACAGCGTGGCCCACTTCGCGGAAGTCCTCGGTGGGTACCCGGACGTGACCCGGGCGCTGATCGGACTGTTCGGCGCCACCTTCGATCCCGCGGTGGAGCCGGACGTGCGCCCCCGGCTGATCGACGATGCGGCCGCCGAACTCGACGGCGAACTGGCCGGGGTGATCAGCCTCGACGCCGACCGGGTCCTGGCCGCGCTCGCCCGGTCGATCCGGGCGACCCTGCGCACCAACTACTTCCGGTGCGACGACCCCGAGAGCGCCGCAGTGGACGGCGAGTTCGCTCCGACTCTCGCCGTGAAACTCGCCACCCGCGACCTCCCGCTGGCGCCCGCGCCGCGACCGGAGTACGAGATTTTCGTCCATTCCCCGCGAGTGGAGGGGGTGCACCTGCGCTTCGGCGGGGTAGCGCGCGGCGGGTGTCGCTGGTCCGACCGCCGGGAGGATTTCCGCACCGAGATCCTGGGTCTGGTCAAGGCCCAGGCCGTCAAGAACGCCGTGATCGTGCCGGCGGGCGCGAAGGGCGGGTTCGTCGTTCGTCGGCCGCCGGCGCCGACCGGGGACGCCGCCGCCGATCAGGCGGCCTACCGCGCCGAGGGCGTCGAGTGCTATCGCGCCTACGTCTCCGCGCTGATCCAGCTCACCGACAACCTCGACCACGAGACCGGAGCGGTGATTGCGCCGACCGCCGTCGTGCGCCGGGACCCCGACGATCCGTACCTGGTGATGGCCGCGGACAAGGGCACCGCCAGCTTCTCCGACATCGCCAATGCGATCGCGCACCACTATCGCTTCTGGCTCGGCGACGCGTTCGCCTCGGGCGGGTCTGTCGGCTACGACCACAAGGCGATGGGCATCACCGCTCGCGGCGCATGGGAGGCCGTCAAACGTCACTTCGCTGAGAGGGGGATCGACTGCCAGCGGGAGGAGTTCACCGCGGTGGGCGTCGGCGACATGAGCGGTGACGTCTTCGGCAACGGCATGCTCCTCTCCCGGTGCACCAGGCTGGTCGCCGCCTTCGACCACCGCCACATCTTCGTCGACCCCGAACCCGACGCGGAAGTGTCGTACGCCGAGCGCGAGCGGCTGTTCGCCCTGCCGCGGTCGTCGTGGGCCGACTACCGCACCGGACTGATCAGCGCCGGCGGCGGCGTGTGGTCCCGCGAGGTCAAGTCGATTCCGGTGAGCCCGCAGATGCGTGTCGCATTGGGGCTGGACGAGGGCGTGACGGCGCTGGCGCCCCCGGACCTGATTCGCGCGATTCTGCTTGCGCCCGTCGATCTACTGTTCAACGGCGGTATCGGGACCTACATCAAGGCCTCCGGCGAGGCCGACTCGGACGTCGGAGACAAGGCCAACGACGCCGTGCGGGTGACCGCCGACCGGCTGCGGGTCAAAGTGGTCGGGGAGGGCGGCAACCTCGGGGTCACCGAGCGCGGGCGGGTCGAAGCCGACCTGCACGGCGTCGCGATCAACACCGACGCGCTGGACAACTCGGCGGGCGTGGACTGCTCGGACCACGAGGTGAATATCAAGATCCTGCTCGATTCACAGATTTCGGCGGGCGCCCTGCCGGCCGACGAGCGGACGTCCCTCCTGGAGTCGATGACCGACGAGGTCGCCGACCTGGTGCTCGCCGACAACATCTCGCAGAACGCGGCGATCGGCGCGGCGCGGCGGACCGCCGACGACGAGGCCGATCTCTACGCGCGGCTGCTGTCGCAACTCGCCGACAACGGCGTCGACCTGCAGCTGGAGGTGCTCCCGGCTCCGGAGGCGTTGCTCGAGCGGCGTGCCTCGCCGCTCGCACGCGGGCTGACCAGCCCGGAACTGTGCACGGTGATGGCGCACGTCAAACTCGGGGCGAAGGCCGAGCTGATCGAGTCACGGCTCCTCGACGGAGACGCGTTCGACGAGGTGGTGCTCTCGTACTTCCCGGCTCCGCTGCGGGCCCGCTTCGCCGACGGGATCGAGGGGCACCGGCTGCGCCGGGAGATCGCTGCGACCTGCCTGGTGAACCAGATCGTCGACGACGGCGGCATCACCTTCCTGTTCCGGACCGCCGAGGCCACCACTGCCACCATCGAGGAGGCGGCGCGCGCCTACGCGGCGACCACCGCCGTCTTCGACTTCACCGGTCAGGTCGTCCGGTTGCGGCGCGCACGGCTGACCGCGTCGCTGCTCGATGACATGACCCAGTACGAGCGGACGCTCCTCTCGCGGGCGTCGCGGTGGTTCCTGGAGCACCGGCCGCAGCCGCTGGCCGCGGCGGCCGAGGTCCGGCGTTACGCCGACGTCGTACGCCTGACACCGATGATCGACGCGTGGGCCCGGCCGACCATCGCCCGTTCGATCGACGCGGCGGCGGCGGACTTCGTCGAGCGCGGCGCCGATCCGGAGCTGGCGCGGTCGGTGGCGCGTGCTCCGTATCGGTTGCACCTGCTCGACGTCGCCGACGTCGCCGAGATCGCCGACCGCGGCGCCGAGGAGATCGGTGATCTGGCCTTCGCGGTCCTGGAGCACTTCGCCATCGACGAGTTGCTCGATGCCGTCGCCGCGCTGGAGCGCATCGACCGTTGGCATCTGCTGGCCCGGCTCGCCCTGCGGGACGACCTGCATTCGCTGGTGCGGGCGCTGACCCTGGCGATCCTGCAACTGTCCGAGCCGGAAGACGGGGCCGAGGCGAAGATCGCCGATTGGGAGTCCTCGCGGAGCACCACCCTGGCCCGCGTGCGCGGCACCGTGCGCGGCGTGCTGGAGACCCCGGATCCCGGCGTCGCCGGGCTGACGGTCGCGGTCCGGGCGCTGCGCAGCGTCGTCTGATCCGTCGACCGCGCGTCGGCGCAGGCTCCGCCGCGCGTGCACAGGAGCCGCCGCAGACCCCGGGGCTAGGGTGGAGGACGAGGAGGTGGCTGACGGAATGCCCCAAGACGGAGTGGTCGAGAACCGCAGGCTGTTCGAGGACGCGGGACACCGGACGGACGACGGTTACGTGGTCCAGGTGCCGGTGCGCTGGTCGGACATGGATGTCTTCGCGCACATCAACCACGCGCGGATGGTGACCCTGCTGGAAGAGGCCCGTATCCCGTGGCTCTTCTACGAAGACAAGCCCACGCACGCGATGCGCAAGGGCTGCCTCGTCGCCGATCTGCACGTGAAGTACCAGGGCCAGATCCGCCACGACGAGTCACCGATCGCGGTCACCATGTTCGTGGAGCGGCTGCGCGCCTGCGACTTCACCGTCGGGTACGAGGTGCGGCCTTACGGCGCAGGCGCCGATGCGAAGCCCGCCGTGGTGGCCAGCACTCAGCTCGTGTCGTTCGACATCGACACCCAGCGTCCGCGCCGCATGACCCCGGACGAGAAGGACTACCTGCGTTCCTTCGTGCGTGAGACGACGCCGGCGTGACCGGCGACGGGGCCGCGGGAACGGTCCGCGGGCTGCGGCTGGCCTCCGCGGGGGACCGTCGCGACGCCGCCGCCTTCCTCGCGCGGGCGGCGCGCATCGATGACTCCGGGGTGATCCGGCTCAAGCAACGGTCCGACGGCGCCGTGGGGCTCTGGGTGCGGACCGGCTTCGACGTCCTCGCCACGCGCTCGGTGTTCGGCGCGGTGGAACCGTCCGACGTGGTCGGCGACGCCGGGGCCCTGGCGGCGGCGCTCGCCGACGCGGGCGACACCCCGTCGCCGGAGCCGTACTCGGTCGGGTTCGCGTTGCCG harbors:
- a CDS encoding cytochrome c oxidase assembly protein, which gives rise to MSTTTPHAEAEADRDSLRDPSSTRRGLIAVMLLAGVTAAAIVTAVSAATAVQLTGLPDPGWVATYGLPVVTVAGQLFAALGFGGAIFAAFFVPPQENGELDVGGYRALRWSSAAFALWSMLSLAAIPFAMANFSGWGLATTVKRCAESVGPDAILGICGMNPQSWYLLWSAIFAIFAAGLAMAALRWGWTILVIGLGFLSLMPPALAGHSSAGGNHDLGTNSLILHIVAAAIWTGGLVAVLAYCFGNGRWRTLALRRYSRVAFWCLIVVGASGVVNALVRMSVAQVFTSTYGLVVLAKFATLLIAGFLGLVHRRRTIAELEATDDPKTSLFVRLAAVEAVVFAIAFGLAAGLSRTPPPVLITADISVTEEKIGYRLDDPPSLAQLAFDWRFDLIFGTFAVVAAVVYLLGVRRLRKRGDAWPVGRTVAWLLGCAALLIATSSGLGKYSPAVFSVHMMSHMILSMMVPVLMVLGAPVTLALRTVPPAGRGQPPGPREWILTGIHSKYSRFVTHPIVAVAIFVGSFYVLYLGGVFEAIVDNHSAHLAMNLHFLISGYLFYWLVIGIDPAPRQVSPVAKLGIVWGSLPFHAFFGVALMMTSAVIAEDWYRSLALPWENHDLYADQQMGGGIAWATGEFPLMVVMIALLVQWQRSDERQAKRFDRKEERDHDAELDSYNAMLAEMRTGTTSSDDVR
- a CDS encoding single-stranded DNA-binding protein; this encodes MHEVYTTITGRVVSDPRIAQTNGHGEVLSFRVGCFSRRRDASGEWVDGQVLYLDVTCWRRVATASAGVIRRGSMILAHGQLFTSEYAAQDGSRRQKLELTATAIGLDLARQQSAPEPPPPDPQSVAERDPWDPDPNRTENTEGPAAGREQPAEAGEPVVHR
- a CDS encoding TIGR02611 family protein, encoding MRLRIKIWHRRNRYAIRQHPALNQIYRFAVGVVGTVMMLAGLVMIPLPIPGPGWVTLFLGLAVLSTEFAWAHRVTTFLRRQLQNAGVLSARVTAAVRDFARHNHAYHRHTMLAHARTAYTRITPLPAAA
- the ettA gene encoding energy-dependent translational throttle protein EttA: MAEFIYTMKKVRKAHGDKVILDDVTMSFYPGAKIGVVGPNGAGKSSILKIMAGLDQPSNGDAFLDPDATVGILLQEPPLNEDKTVKENVLEGMGEIAEKLARYNEIAELMATDYSDELMEEMGKLQEDLDNADAWDLDSQIEQAMDALRCPPGDSPVTHLSGGERRRVALCKLLLSKPDLLLLDEPTNHLDAESVLWLEQFLAGYPGAVLAVTHDRYFLDHVAQWICEVDRGKLHPYEGNYSTYLEKKAERLEVQGKKDQKLQKRLKEELAWVRSGAKARQTKNKARLARYDEMAAEAEKHRKLDFEEIQIPTPPRLGNVVVEVENLEKGFDGRVLIKDLSFTLPRNGIVGVIGPNGVGKSTLFKTIVGLEQPDAGTVKIGETVKLSYVDQDRANIDPKKSVWQVVSDGLDYIEVGQNEMPSRAYLSAFGFKGSDQQKPSEVLSGGERNRLNLALTLKEGGNLILLDEPTNDLDVETLGSLENALEQFPGCAVVISHDRWFLDRTCTHILAWEGNVEEGQWFWFEGNFEAYEANKVERLGAEAARPHRVTHRKLTRD
- a CDS encoding DUF6230 family protein produces the protein MVGKADGTKVGKTKKKRKHFKHTRPKVFAASLIGGLAITGFMGYGMVRGDVPVQMSVTGENFVASLSKLEGSEVAVYPRSLQTVNNGKVETVVVTMGSATLHDLCLAMSAPNLPGIGTVWMVIKAPGAATQATNMMMDVDGLDASLTLEKAVIGSAQPARDSDSSELATAIAAPTAVIVDVGANVQAMRASKLTVDGAKVSLTRDAGACGGN
- a CDS encoding DUF6114 domain-containing protein, with product MQTVTKYFRAFRDWTHRRPFGGGICLVISAILIGLPSLNNFRIGDLILTVSTISGVSTVVLAVAMGVCAVAALFWSHVRVIAGIAAMIVALVAFPAANFGGYVLGTLLGVVGASLVLAWRPLDDDDPDADTVTVGGTTAPAVLRSGADAEQPTTDYAVVDAPTAENPVVPENPVVPENPVALDPAAADAPTQTLPVHEATPETPASAPDDPRAEG
- a CDS encoding NAD-glutamate dehydrogenase — translated: MTDQSTTGPSPEHLISGALLRYGGTGADRDRLARHLAVGELRPPGDYVVSVAKVGETLEVLVVAADAPLLVESVLTVVDGRGLTVAGIDHPIMPVVRDTAGRLLAIGDVYDDEVPGPVLDESWICVSVFASAPCTPEELSREVDRAVGLLAAVTRDAGTMRARLAGLADAAIAPEALRDEYRSLIEWIADGPNFHLVGYAPGDGGAGLGVWSDARTIRLQPLPAQSDTAAGGGGLPVIDRVYLETGILRTRYPLVLRFDDGAVEHQFVGTFTSIGLYQSVREIPVVRKKTSAVLKALSLEEDSYSGLAAIELLQTYPLFAVFATPAAELAQRVDALLAANLERSVRFFARLCHDGHTVGAMAFLPRDRYSTAVRERIIEFAERELGGGRSEFATRLSDGPLAQLQVMMRLRRTPDASELRVGSPMHERLERLLAEAVRSWEDDVRTLAGPDTVVSGLLPTVSTTYREERQPAAAALDLPIVAGLAVDDDVRVVLRASGGLPWTFTLYLAGRDAALTDILPMLASLGLTVLDEHPYRVDRADGLGVRIYEFTVTPAPHVTPSDPAGSEQRVAEAFRRMWSGEAAVDRLNELVLRAGLGAREVAILRTYTRYLQQCGFGNSVAHFAEVLGGYPDVTRALIGLFGATFDPAVEPDVRPRLIDDAAAELDGELAGVISLDADRVLAALARSIRATLRTNYFRCDDPESAAVDGEFAPTLAVKLATRDLPLAPAPRPEYEIFVHSPRVEGVHLRFGGVARGGCRWSDRREDFRTEILGLVKAQAVKNAVIVPAGAKGGFVVRRPPAPTGDAAADQAAYRAEGVECYRAYVSALIQLTDNLDHETGAVIAPTAVVRRDPDDPYLVMAADKGTASFSDIANAIAHHYRFWLGDAFASGGSVGYDHKAMGITARGAWEAVKRHFAERGIDCQREEFTAVGVGDMSGDVFGNGMLLSRCTRLVAAFDHRHIFVDPEPDAEVSYAERERLFALPRSSWADYRTGLISAGGGVWSREVKSIPVSPQMRVALGLDEGVTALAPPDLIRAILLAPVDLLFNGGIGTYIKASGEADSDVGDKANDAVRVTADRLRVKVVGEGGNLGVTERGRVEADLHGVAINTDALDNSAGVDCSDHEVNIKILLDSQISAGALPADERTSLLESMTDEVADLVLADNISQNAAIGAARRTADDEADLYARLLSQLADNGVDLQLEVLPAPEALLERRASPLARGLTSPELCTVMAHVKLGAKAELIESRLLDGDAFDEVVLSYFPAPLRARFADGIEGHRLRREIAATCLVNQIVDDGGITFLFRTAEATTATIEEAARAYAATTAVFDFTGQVVRLRRARLTASLLDDMTQYERTLLSRASRWFLEHRPQPLAAAAEVRRYADVVRLTPMIDAWARPTIARSIDAAAADFVERGADPELARSVARAPYRLHLLDVADVAEIADRGAEEIGDLAFAVLEHFAIDELLDAVAALERIDRWHLLARLALRDDLHSLVRALTLAILQLSEPEDGAEAKIADWESSRSTTLARVRGTVRGVLETPDPGVAGLTVAVRALRSVV
- a CDS encoding acyl-CoA thioesterase — its product is MPQDGVVENRRLFEDAGHRTDDGYVVQVPVRWSDMDVFAHINHARMVTLLEEARIPWLFYEDKPTHAMRKGCLVADLHVKYQGQIRHDESPIAVTMFVERLRACDFTVGYEVRPYGAGADAKPAVVASTQLVSFDIDTQRPRRMTPDEKDYLRSFVRETTPA